The Mesorhizobium sp. M1D.F.Ca.ET.043.01.1.1 genome contains a region encoding:
- a CDS encoding CpaE family protein produces MSNLAYDTPTDTGDLSQQDVAAMQALRPVPRISIQAFCETEGVANPIERAGEDRRMAKAHLKVHMGGIATAIEFYRSAPTPNLILLESRSEPKQLLEQLGQLAEYCDPTSKVVVIGHYNDVGLYRELIRSGISEYVIAPVSMTDIVSVVSSIFVDPESDPIGRSIAFIGAKGGVGSSTIAHNVAWAMSSLFKSEVVVADLDLAFGTANINFDQDPAQGIAEAVFSPERVDEVYLDRLLAQCAEHLSLLAAPSTLERVYDFDPDAFSQVIETAQRSAPLLVLDIPHVWSGWTKSTLIKADEIVITATPELANLRNTKNMVDMLKRLRPNDPPPKLIINQAGVPKRPEIAASDFSEPLGITPMAVINFEPLLFGNAANNGRMLGEMDAKSPVVGTINEIAHVLTGRSEIKTKKKAGLGSILGKLSRNRK; encoded by the coding sequence ATGAGCAATCTCGCCTACGACACGCCCACGGATACCGGCGATCTCTCGCAACAGGACGTCGCCGCCATGCAGGCGCTGCGCCCGGTGCCGCGCATCTCGATCCAGGCTTTCTGCGAGACCGAGGGCGTCGCCAACCCCATCGAGCGGGCCGGCGAGGACCGCCGCATGGCCAAGGCCCATCTCAAGGTCCATATGGGCGGCATCGCCACCGCGATCGAATTCTACCGGTCGGCGCCGACACCCAACCTGATCCTGCTGGAATCGCGCAGCGAGCCTAAACAGCTGCTGGAGCAGCTCGGTCAGCTCGCGGAATATTGTGACCCGACCTCGAAGGTCGTGGTCATCGGCCACTACAACGATGTCGGCCTCTACCGCGAGCTCATCCGTTCGGGCATTTCCGAATATGTCATCGCGCCGGTCTCGATGACCGATATCGTCAGTGTCGTGTCGTCGATCTTCGTCGATCCCGAGTCCGATCCGATAGGCCGCTCCATCGCTTTCATCGGCGCCAAGGGCGGTGTCGGGTCCTCGACGATCGCCCACAACGTCGCCTGGGCGATGTCGTCCTTGTTCAAGTCCGAAGTTGTCGTTGCCGATCTCGATCTCGCTTTCGGCACCGCCAACATCAACTTCGACCAGGACCCCGCGCAGGGCATCGCCGAGGCGGTGTTTTCGCCCGAGCGCGTTGACGAGGTCTATCTCGACCGGCTGCTCGCGCAGTGCGCCGAGCATCTGTCGCTGCTGGCGGCGCCTTCCACGCTCGAGCGCGTCTATGATTTCGATCCGGACGCCTTCTCCCAGGTCATCGAAACGGCCCAGCGCAGCGCGCCCCTGCTCGTGCTCGACATTCCCCACGTCTGGAGCGGTTGGACCAAGAGCACGCTGATCAAGGCCGACGAGATCGTCATCACGGCCACGCCCGAACTCGCCAATCTGCGCAACACCAAGAATATGGTCGACATGCTGAAGCGGCTGCGTCCGAACGACCCGCCGCCGAAGCTGATCATCAACCAGGCCGGCGTTCCGAAACGGCCGGAGATCGCGGCATCGGATTTTTCCGAACCGCTCGGCATCACGCCCATGGCGGTGATCAATTTCGAGCCGCTGCTGTTCGGCAACGCGGCCAACAACGGCCGCATGCTTGGCGAGATGGACGCCAAGAGCCCGGTCGTCGGCACGATCAACGAAATCGCGCATGTGCTGACCGGGCGCAGCGAAATCAAGACGAAGAAGAAGGCAGGCCTGGGCTCCATCCTCGGCAAGCTTTCGCGCAACAGGAAGTGA
- a CDS encoding CpaD family pilus assembly protein has product MSKSASKAMTIAAAKSGGGRFRGSSAVLAIALAASLAGCANFHRDSVTVGAIPDDYRTNHPIVIAEKNQKIDLPVGAGDRGMTASQRDTLLGFLDGYDRSAAPALTIAAPVGSANQAAAQAASRDFARLAIAAGVKRNRIVMTSYQSAVPEASAPVRVAFVAVKAQTDKCGRWPEDLLQTSENRHYADFGCSYQNNLAAQMANPNDLLGPRKQSDIDAENRGNVIDIYRARGVSDEFLGNSEVTY; this is encoded by the coding sequence ATGTCCAAGTCAGCATCAAAGGCCATGACGATCGCAGCGGCAAAATCCGGCGGAGGACGTTTTCGCGGGTCGTCTGCGGTCCTGGCGATCGCTCTTGCGGCGTCGCTCGCCGGATGCGCCAATTTCCATCGCGACAGCGTGACGGTGGGCGCCATTCCCGACGACTACCGCACCAATCATCCGATCGTCATCGCCGAGAAGAACCAGAAGATAGACCTTCCGGTCGGCGCCGGCGATCGCGGCATGACCGCCTCGCAGCGCGACACTCTGCTCGGCTTCCTCGACGGCTACGACAGGAGCGCCGCTCCGGCGCTGACGATCGCGGCCCCGGTCGGCTCCGCGAACCAGGCCGCCGCCCAGGCCGCCAGCCGCGATTTCGCCAGGCTTGCCATCGCGGCCGGCGTCAAGCGCAACCGGATCGTCATGACGTCTTACCAGTCGGCCGTGCCTGAAGCTTCGGCCCCGGTCCGCGTCGCCTTCGTCGCCGTGAAGGCCCAGACCGACAAATGCGGGCGCTGGCCGGAAGACCTGCTGCAGACCTCGGAAAACAGGCACTACGCCGATTTCGGATGCTCCTATCAGAACAACCTTGCCGCCCAGATGGCCAATCCCAACGATCTGCTCGGGCCGCGCAAGCAGTCCGACATCGACGCCGAAAACCGCGGCAACGTGATCGATATCTATCGCGCCCGAGGCGTTTCGGACGAGTTCCTCGGCAATTCGGAAGTGACTTACTGA
- a CDS encoding type II and III secretion system protein family protein, which produces MRLSGKLPVVAAVAIGLFLIGTDAPGLVEAKAANRAAGVTASVASQRVKLGLNKSVVIDLPSDAYDILVANPAVADAVTRTARRIYLFGKAVGETNIFVFGPNGEQIASLDLAVERDVAGLEDYLKRFLPSSQIKVELLNDNVILTGNVDTPLDAKRAVDLATIFVSGGEATTGQYSQTAAGGSANGGVDINNPDAERRVSKIVNLLQIIGDDQVTLKVTVAEVSRSVMKQLGVNMVGNGGSNGISWGALSDNFTGLGKQLSNSGFNVGTSSIQAYINAMESAGVMKTLAEPTLTAVSGEKATFKVGGEYNMVNSVSANVSNDNQTGLKTYSIEKIEYGIGLEFQPVVLSPGRISLKVRTAVSEPTTEASVSLSDGGRSPGMNALSLRKRLADTTVELPSGGSMMIAGLVRDDVRQAVNGLPGLTKIPVLGALFRSRDFVRNESELVIIITPYLARPVARNELAKPDDNFNAPSDGAGMFLGRVNRVYGTMQTDRPPGRYHGVVGFIYK; this is translated from the coding sequence ATGAGGCTAAGCGGTAAACTGCCCGTCGTCGCGGCGGTGGCAATCGGCCTGTTCCTGATCGGCACCGATGCGCCCGGCCTCGTCGAGGCCAAGGCGGCGAACAGGGCGGCCGGCGTGACCGCCTCGGTTGCCTCGCAGCGCGTCAAGCTCGGCCTCAACAAGTCGGTAGTCATCGACCTGCCGAGCGACGCCTACGACATCCTCGTCGCCAATCCGGCCGTCGCCGACGCGGTGACGCGCACGGCGCGCCGCATCTATCTGTTCGGCAAGGCGGTCGGCGAAACCAACATCTTCGTCTTCGGCCCCAACGGCGAGCAGATCGCCAGTCTCGACCTGGCGGTCGAACGCGATGTCGCCGGGCTGGAGGACTATCTCAAGCGCTTCCTGCCGTCGTCGCAGATCAAGGTCGAGCTGCTCAACGACAACGTGATTCTCACCGGCAATGTGGACACGCCGCTCGACGCCAAGCGCGCCGTCGACCTGGCCACCATCTTCGTCTCCGGCGGCGAAGCGACAACCGGCCAATATTCGCAGACAGCCGCCGGCGGCTCGGCCAATGGCGGCGTCGACATCAACAATCCCGACGCCGAACGCCGGGTCTCCAAGATCGTCAATCTGCTGCAGATCATCGGTGACGATCAGGTGACGCTGAAGGTGACGGTGGCCGAAGTCAGCCGTTCGGTGATGAAGCAGCTCGGCGTCAACATGGTCGGCAACGGCGGCAGCAACGGCATTTCCTGGGGCGCGCTCAGCGACAATTTCACCGGCCTCGGCAAGCAACTGTCCAACTCGGGCTTCAATGTCGGGACGTCCTCGATCCAGGCCTACATCAATGCCATGGAATCGGCCGGCGTCATGAAGACGCTGGCAGAACCGACGCTCACCGCTGTGTCCGGCGAGAAGGCGACCTTCAAGGTCGGCGGCGAATACAACATGGTGAACAGCGTTTCCGCCAATGTCTCCAATGACAACCAGACAGGTCTGAAGACCTATTCGATCGAGAAGATCGAATACGGGATCGGACTGGAATTCCAGCCGGTGGTGCTATCGCCGGGCCGCATCAGCCTGAAGGTGCGGACCGCCGTTTCCGAGCCGACAACCGAGGCATCGGTCTCGCTTTCCGATGGCGGGAGAAGTCCCGGCATGAACGCCTTGTCGCTGCGCAAGCGCCTGGCCGATACGACGGTGGAACTGCCTTCCGGCGGCTCGATGATGATCGCGGGCCTCGTACGCGACGACGTCAGGCAGGCCGTCAACGGACTGCCCGGGCTGACCAAGATCCCGGTGCTCGGCGCGCTCTTCCGCAGCCGCGACTTCGTGCGCAACGAGAGCGAGCTCGTCATCATCATCACGCCCTATCTGGCGCGGCCCGTGGCGCGCAACGAATTGGCCAAGCCTGACGACAATTTCAACGCGCCGAGCGATGGCGCCGGCATGTTCCTCGGTCGCGTCAATCGCGTCTACGGCACCATGCAGACCGACAGGCCACCTGGCCGTTACCACGGCGTGGTCGGCTTCATCTACAAGTGA
- the cpaB gene encoding Flp pilus assembly protein CpaB, with translation MPASRLIILGVAVAAAGGAGYVAKNMVAPPAQVVVDAPKEPAIALQDVLVLSGDVAMGSQLGDKISWEQWPASGVNANFITRAVEPDAVEKLKGSVARVAMYTGEPLRRSKLVGEGQSFMSSILPSGMRAVATAISADTSAGGFILPNDFVDVIMTRRADASNGGSGFNTETILKNIRVLAIDQTIQEDEEGKKTRVGQTATLELTPQQAEIITVAQQMADRLTLALRPITDTNEKNLGEADYLVNGNGRRGTVRLIKSGEVSEVGARK, from the coding sequence ATGCCAGCATCCCGACTGATTATTCTGGGCGTGGCTGTGGCCGCGGCGGGTGGCGCGGGTTATGTCGCTAAGAACATGGTGGCGCCGCCTGCTCAGGTCGTCGTCGACGCTCCCAAAGAGCCGGCGATCGCGCTGCAGGACGTGCTGGTGCTTTCCGGCGATGTCGCCATGGGCAGCCAGCTGGGCGACAAGATCAGCTGGGAGCAGTGGCCGGCCAGCGGCGTCAACGCCAATTTCATCACCCGTGCGGTCGAACCGGACGCGGTCGAAAAGCTCAAGGGCTCGGTGGCGCGTGTGGCCATGTATACCGGTGAGCCGCTGCGGCGCTCCAAGCTGGTCGGCGAGGGGCAGAGCTTCATGTCGTCGATCCTGCCGTCCGGCATGCGCGCCGTCGCGACCGCCATATCGGCCGACACATCGGCGGGTGGCTTCATCCTGCCCAATGACTTCGTCGACGTCATCATGACCCGGCGCGCCGACGCCAGCAACGGCGGCAGCGGCTTCAACACCGAGACCATCCTCAAGAACATCCGCGTCCTGGCCATCGACCAGACCATCCAGGAGGACGAGGAAGGCAAGAAGACCAGGGTCGGCCAGACCGCGACGCTGGAACTGACGCCGCAGCAGGCGGAGATCATCACGGTGGCGCAGCAGATGGCGGACCGTCTGACCCTGGCGCTGCGTCCGATCACCGACACCAATGAGAAGAACCTGGGCGAGGCCGACTATCTGGTGAATGGCAACGGCCGGCGCGGCACGGTGCGGCTGATCAAGTCGGGCGAAGTTTCCGAAGTGGGAGCAAGGAAATGA
- a CDS encoding prepilin peptidase, which translates to MLEAAIFVVFPFCMLFAAISDTLSMTIANRVPVLLVATFALVAPLTGMDWATYGGHFAAGALVLAVTFGLFALGGMGGGDAKLLAATAVWMGLNINLVGYLVTSTLIGGLLTIAILAYRKSPFAVYTGHNRFLRHFADESGGIPYGVALGLGGLITFPDSPLMIWALDRLTA; encoded by the coding sequence ATGCTTGAAGCCGCGATCTTCGTCGTCTTTCCTTTCTGCATGCTGTTCGCGGCGATCTCGGACACGCTGTCGATGACGATCGCCAACCGCGTGCCGGTGCTGCTGGTCGCGACGTTCGCCCTGGTGGCTCCGTTGACCGGGATGGACTGGGCAACCTATGGCGGGCATTTCGCGGCCGGTGCCCTGGTGCTGGCGGTGACCTTCGGCCTGTTCGCGCTCGGCGGCATGGGCGGCGGCGATGCCAAGCTCCTGGCGGCAACCGCGGTATGGATGGGGCTCAACATCAATCTCGTCGGCTACCTGGTAACCTCGACGTTGATCGGCGGTCTGTTGACGATTGCCATTCTGGCCTACCGGAAATCGCCATTTGCGGTCTACACCGGCCACAACCGTTTTCTGCGCCATTTCGCCGATGAGAGCGGAGGCATTCCTTACGGCGTCGCGCTTGGTCTCGGCGGCCTCATCACCTTTCCGGATTCTCCGCTGATGATCTGGGCGCTGGACAGGCTCACCGCCTAA
- a CDS encoding Flp family type IVb pilin gives MSNLIARFVKDESGATAIEYGLIAALIALAIMVGASQLGTALNSKFVAIASAVKTGKAP, from the coding sequence ATGTCTAACCTCATCGCACGTTTCGTGAAGGACGAATCCGGCGCGACCGCCATCGAATACGGTCTGATCGCCGCTCTCATCGCGCTCGCCATCATGGTCGGCGCCAGCCAGCTCGGCACCGCCCTGAACAGCAAGTTCGTGGCGATCGCCAGCGCCGTCAAGACCGGCAAGGCACCGTGA
- a CDS encoding pilus assembly protein N-terminal domain-containing protein, whose product MTLSRSPFPVVALLAVAAFAMPASAGAGIEVTMNQAKIVKLSRAADTIVIGNPAIADAAVQDASTVVLTGKGFGVTNLVVLDSDGSPIVDEQVTVVRQAASSVRIYRRADVQTMSCTPYCESSYKSEAERTSETEMNASR is encoded by the coding sequence ATGACCTTGTCGAGATCGCCTTTTCCAGTCGTCGCGCTGCTGGCCGTTGCCGCCTTCGCCATGCCCGCCAGCGCCGGTGCCGGCATCGAGGTCACCATGAACCAGGCAAAGATCGTCAAGTTGTCGCGCGCCGCCGACACGATCGTCATCGGCAATCCGGCAATCGCCGACGCCGCCGTGCAGGATGCCTCGACGGTCGTTCTCACCGGCAAGGGTTTCGGCGTTACCAATCTGGTCGTGCTCGATTCCGATGGCAGCCCGATCGTCGATGAGCAGGTGACGGTGGTCCGGCAAGCTGCGTCTTCGGTGCGCATCTACCGGCGCGCCGACGTCCAGACCATGTCGTGCACGCCCTATTGCGAAAGCTCGTACAAGAGCGAAGCGGAGAGAACCTCCGAAACCGAAATGAACGCAAGTCGCTGA
- a CDS encoding TadE/TadG family type IV pilus assembly protein has translation MDGKARAKTRHGFFSDRRGSTALEFAMLAIPFALLVFAILESCISFAGQEVMANATDDIARQLRTGQLKKADVTDASIKKLICDRLAIMVATNCPGSGSNATLLVDLREYPTFADAAAAGFKIQSGEIVLTGTSSTAFTVSPGLAESKNMLRVFYKWPVITDFLAKQMANLNGGKTLHFASVTWQNEPFDD, from the coding sequence ATGGACGGCAAGGCACGGGCAAAAACCCGTCATGGGTTCTTCAGCGACAGGCGCGGCAGCACTGCGCTGGAATTCGCGATGCTGGCCATACCGTTCGCCCTGCTCGTTTTCGCCATCCTGGAAAGCTGCATATCGTTCGCCGGCCAGGAAGTGATGGCTAACGCCACCGACGATATCGCGCGCCAGCTCAGGACCGGTCAACTGAAGAAGGCCGACGTCACCGATGCCTCGATCAAGAAGCTGATCTGCGACAGGCTGGCGATCATGGTCGCCACGAATTGCCCCGGGTCCGGGTCAAACGCCACCCTGCTGGTGGACCTGCGCGAATATCCGACCTTCGCCGACGCCGCGGCGGCGGGCTTCAAAATCCAAAGCGGCGAAATCGTGCTGACAGGCACGAGCTCAACGGCCTTCACGGTGTCGCCGGGCCTGGCAGAATCGAAGAACATGCTGCGGGTTTTCTACAAATGGCCGGTAATCACCGATTTCCTGGCCAAACAAATGGCCAATCTGAATGGCGGCAAGACGCTGCACTTCGCATCGGTGACCTGGCAGAACGAACCATTCGACGACTAA
- a CDS encoding TadE/TadG family type IV pilus assembly protein — protein sequence MYRAGAHPGISAILAKATRFCRDRRGVAAIEFAFIVPVLLIMYFITMEASQAIETSKKVSRIGSMVADLVTQQPSVKTADLDAIMKIGTSTLQPYNRSTPTIIITGIQITDEASPRVKVAWSRKLVGTTYSADALKDSITTVPATLNIRNTFLVRVESDLGYEAMIAWSASGSKALGLTSAFNKIPMGETYYLRPRRGPSVPCSDC from the coding sequence ATGTACCGTGCGGGGGCACACCCGGGAATTTCGGCCATTCTGGCCAAGGCGACGCGGTTTTGCCGCGATCGCCGCGGCGTCGCGGCAATCGAGTTCGCGTTCATCGTGCCGGTGCTGCTCATCATGTACTTCATCACGATGGAAGCCTCGCAGGCGATCGAGACCAGTAAGAAGGTCAGCCGCATCGGCAGCATGGTGGCGGATCTCGTCACGCAGCAGCCGAGCGTCAAGACAGCCGATCTCGATGCGATCATGAAGATCGGCACCTCGACGCTACAGCCCTACAACCGCTCCACGCCGACGATCATCATCACCGGCATCCAGATTACCGACGAGGCATCGCCCAGGGTGAAGGTGGCATGGTCGCGCAAGCTTGTTGGCACCACCTATAGCGCCGACGCCCTGAAGGACAGCATCACCACCGTTCCGGCGACCCTGAATATCCGCAACACCTTCCTTGTTCGCGTGGAAAGCGATCTCGGCTATGAGGCGATGATCGCCTGGTCGGCCAGCGGTTCGAAGGCGCTTGGACTGACCTCGGCCTTCAACAAAATACCGATGGGCGAAACATATTATCTGAGGCCGCGGCGCGGTCCCTCGGTCCCCTGCAGCGACTGCTGA
- a CDS encoding PhnD/SsuA/transferrin family substrate-binding protein, whose translation MCAAALALLSSASPARADWRDDIGTFRIGIVAEPGGGNSVPGLARLTDAYTNALGMKVEIVVARDYAALIEAQASGRVQYAVYSALAYAAASERCGCVEPLVAPVDADGAIGIRSVLVTRDDKVPDLAAITLHRIAIAPPDNVAGSLLPLTALGGEGVKIAEDSPFLTRAPSATAAETMFGDGQADGLFGWEPVGADGQPTDTGGTIVRLEAGGVPKTSLRVLWTSAPLRYGPHAVRSDLDLEAKHRLAVFLTNLKSLTPDVYDLLESTHAGGFELAVAKDYATALAIVRREAGGRD comes from the coding sequence ATGTGCGCGGCGGCTCTCGCGCTGCTCTCCTCGGCATCGCCGGCGCGCGCCGACTGGCGCGACGACATCGGCACCTTTCGCATCGGCATCGTCGCCGAGCCTGGAGGCGGCAACTCGGTGCCCGGTCTGGCCCGCCTGACGGATGCCTACACGAATGCTCTCGGCATGAAGGTCGAGATCGTGGTTGCCCGCGATTATGCGGCGTTGATCGAGGCGCAGGCGAGCGGCCGCGTCCAGTATGCGGTCTATTCGGCGCTTGCTTATGCCGCGGCGTCCGAGCGCTGCGGATGTGTCGAGCCGCTGGTGGCGCCGGTCGATGCGGACGGGGCCATCGGTATCCGTTCCGTGCTGGTGACCCGCGACGACAAGGTGCCGGACCTCGCAGCGATCACCTTGCATCGGATCGCGATCGCGCCGCCGGACAATGTCGCCGGTTCTCTGCTGCCGCTGACCGCCTTGGGCGGCGAAGGCGTGAAGATCGCCGAGGATTCACCCTTCCTGACACGCGCGCCGTCGGCCACCGCGGCCGAGACGATGTTCGGCGACGGCCAAGCCGACGGCCTGTTCGGCTGGGAGCCCGTCGGCGCCGATGGCCAGCCCACCGATACGGGCGGCACGATCGTGCGGCTCGAGGCCGGCGGCGTTCCGAAGACGTCGCTTCGGGTGTTATGGACCTCGGCTCCGCTGCGATACGGGCCTCATGCCGTGCGCAGCGATCTCGATCTCGAGGCGAAGCACCGGCTGGCCGTCTTCCTGACCAATCTCAAGTCGCTGACCCCGGACGTCTACGACCTTCTGGAATCGACCCATGCCGGCGGTTTCGAACTGGCCGTAGCAAAGGACTACGCAACGGCGCTGGCCATCGTGCGGCGGGAAGCGGGCGGGCGGGATTGA
- a CDS encoding phosphopentomutase: MARAFLFVLDSFGIGGAADAERYGDAGADTFGHIAQACAEGRADREGLRSGPLAVPNMTALGLGRAAKTATDFHFDVDTPLFAASFYGAAQEVSSGKDTPSGHWEIAGLPVRFDWGYFPDTVPAFPAELTGAIIREGKVPGILGDCHAPGTEIIERFGEEHIRTGKPICYTSVDSVLQIAAHETHFGLERLYELCLTVRRLVDPLKIGRVIARPFVGETKATFQRTHNRRDYAVPPPEPTLLDRLTERGSKVIAVGKIGDIFAHRGISEVRKAGGNMAMFDKALGALDDAGEGDLVFANFVDFDTEFGHRRDVAGYAAALEAFDRRLPEALSRIRPGDLLILTADHGNDPTWRGTDHTRERVPVTGIGPGLKGGDIGLRPTFADIGETVADHLALAPGRHGTSFLATIGGHARTA, translated from the coding sequence ATGGCTCGGGCTTTCTTATTCGTTCTCGATTCTTTCGGCATAGGCGGAGCTGCCGATGCCGAACGCTACGGCGACGCCGGTGCCGACACGTTCGGGCATATCGCGCAGGCTTGCGCCGAGGGCCGCGCGGACCGTGAAGGCTTGCGCAGCGGCCCGCTCGCTGTGCCGAACATGACCGCGCTCGGGCTTGGCCGCGCGGCAAAAACCGCGACGGACTTCCATTTCGACGTCGACACGCCGCTCTTTGCCGCTTCTTTTTATGGCGCTGCCCAGGAGGTCTCGAGCGGCAAGGACACACCGTCGGGCCACTGGGAGATTGCCGGCCTGCCCGTGCGCTTCGACTGGGGCTACTTTCCCGACACCGTGCCGGCCTTCCCGGCCGAGCTGACCGGCGCGATCATCCGCGAAGGCAAGGTGCCGGGCATCCTTGGCGATTGCCATGCGCCCGGAACTGAGATCATCGAGCGTTTCGGCGAGGAGCACATCCGCACCGGCAAGCCGATCTGCTACACCTCGGTGGACTCCGTACTGCAGATCGCCGCGCACGAGACGCATTTCGGCCTCGAAAGACTGTATGAGCTTTGCCTGACGGTGCGCCGGCTGGTCGATCCGCTCAAGATCGGACGGGTGATCGCGCGGCCCTTCGTCGGCGAGACGAAAGCCACCTTCCAGCGCACCCACAACCGCCGCGACTACGCCGTGCCGCCACCGGAACCGACCTTGCTCGACCGGCTGACGGAGCGCGGCAGCAAGGTCATCGCCGTCGGCAAGATCGGCGACATCTTCGCCCATCGCGGCATCTCGGAGGTGCGCAAGGCGGGCGGCAACATGGCGATGTTCGACAAGGCGCTGGGCGCCTTGGACGACGCCGGCGAAGGCGACCTGGTGTTTGCCAATTTCGTCGATTTCGACACCGAGTTCGGCCACCGGCGCGATGTCGCCGGCTATGCCGCGGCGCTCGAGGCCTTCGACCGCCGGCTGCCCGAAGCGCTGTCGCGCATCAGGCCGGGCGACCTGCTCATCCTCACCGCCGATCACGGCAACGACCCGACCTGGCGCGGCACGGACCATACGCGCGAACGCGTTCCGGTGACCGGCATCGGGCCGGGACTGAAGGGCGGCGACATCGGGCTCAGGCCGACCTTCGCCGATATCGGCGAAACCGTCGCGGACCACCTCGCCCTTGCGCCCGGCCGCCACGGGACGTCCTTCCTTGCAACGATAGGCGGCCATGCCAGAACTGCCTGA
- the mutM gene encoding bifunctional DNA-formamidopyrimidine glycosylase/DNA-(apurinic or apyrimidinic site) lyase, whose protein sequence is MPELPEVETVRRGLQPVLEGARLVNVEARRPDLRFPFPERFSERLTGKTVTALGRRAKYLTMHIEDGPVLICHLGMSGSFRVEAAGSSDIPGTFHHERSKSAAHDHVVFDVASPKGERSRVIFNDPRRFGFMLFAEGAPDTHPMLAGLGIEPTGNALDGPLLAALLKGRRSPLKAALLDQRLIAGLGNIYVSEALWRAGLSPLREAGTIAGSGKKAKQQCERLAEAIRSVIADAIAAGGSSLRDYVQADGSLGYFQHSFAVYDREGEPCPTPGCSGHIERIVQSGRSTFYCRTCQR, encoded by the coding sequence ATGCCAGAACTGCCTGAAGTCGAAACGGTGCGGCGCGGGCTGCAGCCGGTCCTGGAAGGGGCGCGGCTCGTCAACGTCGAGGCGCGCAGGCCCGACCTTCGCTTCCCCTTTCCCGAACGCTTTTCGGAGCGGCTTACCGGCAAGACCGTGACGGCGCTTGGCCGACGCGCCAAATATCTGACGATGCACATCGAAGACGGTCCGGTGCTGATCTGCCATCTCGGCATGTCGGGATCGTTCCGCGTCGAAGCCGCGGGGAGCAGCGACATCCCCGGCACCTTCCATCACGAGCGCTCGAAGAGCGCGGCGCACGACCACGTCGTGTTCGACGTCGCCTCGCCGAAGGGCGAGCGCTCCCGCGTCATTTTCAACGATCCGCGCCGCTTCGGCTTCATGCTGTTTGCCGAAGGGGCGCCGGACACGCACCCGATGCTGGCGGGGCTCGGCATCGAGCCGACCGGCAATGCGCTCGACGGCCCCCTGCTCGCCGCGCTGCTCAAAGGCCGCAGGTCGCCGCTCAAGGCGGCGCTGCTCGATCAGCGGCTGATTGCCGGGCTCGGCAATATATATGTGTCGGAGGCGCTGTGGCGCGCCGGCCTGTCGCCGCTGCGCGAAGCCGGCACCATCGCCGGCTCCGGCAAGAAAGCGAAACAGCAATGCGAACGCCTGGCCGAGGCGATCCGCTCGGTCATCGCCGATGCGATCGCCGCCGGCGGATCCTCGCTGCGCGACTATGTCCAGGCGGACGGGTCGCTCGGCTACTTCCAGCATTCCTTCGCCGTCTACGACCGCGAAGGCGAGCCGTGTCCGACACCGGGTTGCAGCGGCCACATCGAGCGCATCGTGCAGAGCGGCCGCTCGACCTTCTATTGCCGGACCTGTCAGCGGTGA